The window tcgcgggccacataaaatgatgtggtggaccgtatctggcccccgggccttgagtttgacaaccATGTGTTAAACGGATTACTGCGCTGAAAACAAATAGTTCCGCAAACAATTCGGAAATAACATTTTGCCGGACTTCGTATCGTATCGTATTTGATTACATTCTAAATAAAggcatattttatttgcaaaccGATTTTGTTTAAGTACGGTTAACGCGGCGACCTACTGTATGTTGCACGCGGAAGGATTTTGCAAGGCTCACTTCGCAAATGCGCCACCTCAATTATCGCAAACTATAAATAGACGACCACAGAATCTTTTGTTCATCGACAGACTTCGTTGTTTGCGCGTAAGTATGCGAAACAACATGTATAGAATGTATCGGAACTTTGAATGTAAATGCTTTATTtctgttatttgtttgttatgGCGAGGTATCGAAATAGAATCATTGGACTAATCGCCTTTTTGATTCCTCATTTAACGCACACGAATAGTGAAATGTATTGTGGCCCGATGATGCCATCAAATGCGCATTAGATAGATATTAGGTTTTATAGCTTTACTTGTGGTTGTCgtggtatttatttaaattagctAAGGTTAGCACAGTAAGCACGTTGTCAGGATCGTCACAATGAGCAGGTGCGAACTGGGGCCTACTAAACAGCAAATGGCTCTAAACCACGATTGATAGTTAACTATTTTCATTGATGCTCGTGTTCGAACGCTTGGCGAAGTGTGCCCGGTGGACTCTTGTGTAGAATTgttaatttttaaaatctttagTTTAGGAAACTTTGAGATTGAGGGAAAATGGCCAGTCAAGACAAAATGCCCATTCGCGGACGCTCGCGAGCAAGAGGCCGAGCACGTGGTCAGGATCCTGGACCGCCTGGGGTAAGTCAAGTTCAAATTTCTTAACTATGTGAGTGTAATTGGAGCTTTATACATGATCCATATATGCTACAACAATAtatgctataaaaaaaaatggtattaCTGATCAAATATGTGAGTTTTAGAAAGGTTAGACAGTTATTCCCATTTCAGGGCTGGGCAAATAATTTTTCATTGGGGCCATCATTAGATTTGACTGGCGATGCCCCCATTTCAAAGTCGCTCCATGCATAACGTGATGTACATTTTATGAAAGTGTGTGACACTCTGAAGTCATTTAGAGATTCTGTCAAAAACGATATATTCCAAATGTTACATGAGGGATTGTGCAACAGTCATGGCAaatgatgcatttttaatcTTTATTGCTCCTGCAAGACTCTGTCCAGAGAACCTGCACCAgatgttgaaacaaaacaagtagGTGGTTTGGTTGGTCGAGGGAGGCAGAAGAAAGCTCTGGTACCTTTTACTGAAGAAGGTATTGTTTTACACGATGTCATGGTtctattttataaatatatatatgtatatattaatatatatatacacacacacacacacacatttttaccCATAATCAAACAGCCCTAATCTACAGTCTTgtcacaataacaatataggGCAGAGGGGATATTAATGATCTAAATTTGTCTATCGTTAAGCCAAAACGACCATCTTGAACGACAAAAGATGGTGTAGTCTGAACTTGTCATCAGCAACAATAGTAATCCTTGAGAAATATGACAGTtatattcttttatttactttgttCAACTACTGGTTCTCGCTGTCTTACATTGTAGCTGCTCTGGAGATCTCAGCTGGATTTCGCCAGGTGAAGCTAGGAGAAAGAGGTGGACGTAGAAGCGATTTTCATGATGGCGGCATTAACACCAGGCTGACGATGGAGCATGTCAAAACGTCAAAGTCTGGTATGttatttcaaaagcacatgaaTATTCATTGTTGCTATTTCGACTGCAAACCTCTTCTGAATGACGACTTTCAATCAGCGGGAGTAACGGGGtaaatttttcttttgatatCTAGAAATATAGATATAAAGAAATATCTGCATATTGACTTTTTCAGGATCAAGTGGCTCGGCTATTCAGTTGTCGGCCAATTTCTATCGCATTGTGTCCCGTCCTCAATGGGTCCTCTACCAATACCATGTGGACTTCAATCCGCCAATGGAGGCCCGTCGCCTTAGAACAGCCCTCCTATTGCAGCATGAGCAAGTCCTGGGCTCTGCTCACTGCTTTGATGGAGCAGTCCTGTTTCTGCCTCAAAGACTTGATGACAAGGTGATGGCAGACTCCACATTGACAACACACGTGGCATGTAACAATCTTGTCCTTGACAATATAAATGATTATTGACCCTTTTCCTGCACACAATTGCGTGCCATGTGTCCAGGTCACTGCGCTGCATAGCAGGACAAGAAATGGAGAGGACGTGCAAATAACGGTCACGCTGACGAATGAGCTACCTCCAACATCACCAGTGTGCCTGCAGTTGTAcaacattatttttagaaggtcagcagttttattttccctttcaTATGCTCTCCGTTTTGACTctttaaatattatataaaaatTGTACACGGCTTCagtaagaaataaaatagagCAAATATTGTATAAAAATCGTACACGGCGTCAGTAAGTAGTAAAATAAAGCCCGCATTGTTGATGGTCCACCATGTTTACATGCTATGAAATGCAGCAGAGGCTTGGCTTGTGACattctttaaaaatgatgGCAACAGACCAATATTGGTGCATTATGGGTGGTCTTTATCTGTCTGTAACAATTTTTTGGGTATTCGATTAATGacgtccatccattttctgtaccgcttgtccccacgggggttgtgggcgtgctggagcctatcccagcagtcaacaggcagtaggcaggggacacccttaACCAGTTGCttgccaatcacagggcacacagagacaaccaACCATCCGCACTTACACTTACGGGCAATTTGAATTGCTttatcagcctaccatgcatgtatCTGGGACTCGTaacgccacatcatttttccCTAATATTTATCCGATAACCTTTTGAGCAtcctttgtttcttttgaagGATTTTGAGAATCCTTGGCATGCAACAGGTTGGACGCAATTATTACAACCCCAAAGATCCACTCAACATCTCGCAGCACAGGTACATGTTGCTCTCCTTTTTAACACacgatttaaaaataaataaatgctaaaGTATTTACAGTCATTTTTGGTAGCATTGGATTCTCATatgaaaacaacatttctgggtcatatttttttttttttttaaccaatggccttgaattatttttccccctccttcAGACTGACTATATGGCCAGGCTATACCACAGCCATCTTGCAGTACGAGTCGTCCGTCATGCTGTGCACCGACGTGAGCCACAAGGTGCTGCGTAGTGAGACTGTGCTCGACTTTATGGAGAACCTGAGGCAGAAGTGTGGATCACAGAACTTCAGTGATATCTGTGCCAAGGAGCTTGTTGGACTTATTGTTCTCACAAAGTAAGAAGGACATTGAGATGAGTTTCGACATGATCAGCTGAATGAAACGCACTGACCATCAATTGACACACTAAATGTCTTTGTTCTTAACGATTCTTTTTCTACCCGTCTGTGTCATTGTTagatacaacaacaaaacctaCAGGATTGACGATATTGCTTGGGATCAAACGCCCTTCAACACATTCAAGAGAGGGGACAAAGATACCTCCTTCAAGGACTACTACAAAAATGTTAGTTATACAAACTATTTATGTGAATGCTCTGATTCCTGGATGTGTTCCAcggagtgtttttcttttttcccatgtattaCATCTCATTTGATTCCTTCACTATTTTTCTATTGATCATAGCAATACGGCCTGGAAATCACTGACTGCAATCAAGTTCTCTTGGTCAGCCACGTGAAGAGAGTTGCTCCAGGTCAAACTCCTGCTGGACCAGCTTTGCTTATCCCAGAACTGTGCTACTTTACAGGTACTCGCTATATATCGTATCCAAACCTTGATGCTTGTAATGATTGACTTTTGCAATTCTTGTGTTCAGAGAGCGAAGAGAATTTACTCTTAAACTTGTTGGCAAAGTAGTTGtaacaaacaaattaaatgaaacgaATTAATCTCCTTTGTCAAGGCCTCACTGACAAGATGCGAGCAGACTACACAATCATGAAGGATCTCAGCGCGCACACCAAACTGGGACCAGAACAGAGAGCAGAACGCCTTCTCAGATTTTCTTCCACCTTGAACAAGTAAATCTCCTTTTGTGTCCAACTTGAGTTCTTGTTGGTATTAGGGATGGGTGAGTATTGGTACACAATATCTGTATCGAGCTGATACTGTACCAGCCTTATTTCAATCGATCAGGTTTTTGACCAATACCAGTCATCAATAACAAGGTGCCATCTTTTTGCACTTTTAGtatgatttgatttatttttaaacagttgCATACAAACAGTACTAATACAAGAACCACAAGCAACCAAACAACGGTGTATAtcaatatatacgtatattaaaatataattctcTATCAGCAGTCAATCTCTTGGCCATATTCTTCACTTATTCAATTGTGGTTCTTGGAATTTGTGCAGTAGGGCTGtcacaaacaaatatttttctaatctATCATATTCCATCAATTGCTCCACCCCATCCTAGAGGGCTGCTCCCTCATTAATTTGTCAAACTGGTCtaaaaagttattttgagCCTTTTAAACCATAACTGATACTTGAAGTAATGATGGTTGTGTTTTGAAATTACTATCAGGCTGTCATCTGTTATGAGTAAACCCAATGAAAAGTGGTCATTGCAGCTTTTTTATATGATCTCATAGCGATACTGAAGCATCGGGAGAGTTGACCAAGTGGGGACTAAACTTTGACAAGCAGCTCCTGAAACTGACTGGCAGAGTCCTCCCACCAGAGAGGCTTTTCCAGCAATCAAGATCGGTAAAAATGTGtctattgttttcttttaagatTAAATTGATATTAACAGATTTGTCCCTTAGTATGGTTACAACCCCCGAACAGCTGACTGGTCGAAAGAGATGCGTGGGTTACCTGTGATTCACTCGCCACCTCTGCAAAATTGGCTGCTGCTTTACGCTCGACAGAAGAGCAGAGAAGCTCAAGGCCTCCTGGAGACTCTGTATAAAGTTGCAGCTCCACTTAAGATCTCCTTACAAAAAGCTGTCATGTGAGGGACATGAAAAGTCTGGAATCACCCATGTCGTTTAAATCCAGCCTTTGTCGTTAAACTGTCGGGCTTTCTCCTCCATTAGGATTGAATATGAAGATCATCCGGAGTCTTTGCTGCGAACCCTGCAGCATAATGTCCGAGCTGAGACACAGATGGTCGGTAGCAAAATCGTTATTGTTCATAATTGATCTGCATTTGATTAAGTCAGTGTTTTGTTGCTGTGCAGAGGGGTAAATATTTCTAAATGCATTCAAATGATGCCTAAAGCAAACGGAAATGTTACGCTTGTTTGTAGGTGGTGGTGATCCTCAGCAGCAACAGGAAGGACAAATACGACTGCGTTAAGAAATATCTCTGTGTGGATTGCCCCACTCCCAGCCAATGTGTTGTGGCCCGCACCATCAGCCGACCTCAAGCCCTCATGACAAttgcgaccaagattgtgttGCAGATGGCCTGCAAGATTGGAGGAGAGCTTTGGAGTGTGGAAATACCTGTAAGTCTCAGGCATGACTACTACAAGTTACGCAAATGATTTGTTCATGGTTCCCCTGTCTAAAGGTGGGTGATATAAGCTTCAAAAGAGGGCTGCACAATATCAGAATCGCCTTTATTGTCGTCGTACTCAGTACATCAAAAATTGAGCGCTGCTTCCTTGGTGCAAACAGCAAATTAAGAGCACTCAGAACACaagataaaatgtaaaaaggatataaaatatatacaaaagGCAGTATATATCAATTTCACTATATTGGCCCATATAATATGTCAAACATGCAATCAGTTTCTGATGGaaatgcatgcacacaaagagaaaacccaaaacaaacaccgTTACAGTGACATTTGTTGTGTGCAGCTGAAGCAACTGATGGTTGTGGGTGTGGATTGCTACCACGATATTGCTGCTGGGAAAAGGTCCATCGGTGCTCTGGTGGCTAGCCTCAATCAGAACATGACCAGGTTTGTGAATGGAACCAATGCATAGCTGCTGCTAATCTGTCACAATGTATAACATTTGTCTTATGTTAAGATGGTACTCTAAAGTCAAACTGCAAAGCCGAGGTCAAGAAATTATGGATGGACTGAAGATGGCCTTTGCTGGCAAGTTCATAATCCAAAAATAACTACCCTATGAAAAATCACAGAATATTAGTATCAGCAAAAATCTGCTTTGCAGGTGCGCTCAAAGACTACTACAAATTCAATAAATGCTTTCCATCCCGCATCGTTGTGTACCGTGATGGAGTGGGGGACGGCCAGCTGCACACTATAGTCAACTACGAGGTGGCCCAGATTGTCGAATCCATCAAGTCCATCGGCCAAGACTACATGTGAGTGTCCCTCTGGGTGACCCTTGAATAAGCATGGCACTGATGAACTTTTTTGAACTGCCTGTCCATTTGGCCAGGCCCAAGCTGagcgtggtggtggtgaaaAAGCGCATCAACTGCCGGCTCTTTGAGCACAGCAATGGAAAGGTCTTAAACCCACCTCCAGGGACAGTCGTCGACTCCGAAGTCACACGTCCGGAGTGGTACATTTAAGCCTTTTTGCTTATCCATAATAATTGTCATGATGTTTCCTTTTGGaaggacaaaaatgattttcaccTCCATTTGCCAGGTACGATTTCTACATCATTAGCCAGGCTGTCACCTTTGGAAGTGTCTCTCCTACCCACTACAACGTTGTGTACGACACAAGTGGACTGAAACCTGACCATATGCAGCGGCTCACCTACAAGCTGTGCCACATGTACTACAATTGGCAGGTAAAGTCACCTTAAACTTCATCCCCTCAAATAACAAATACAAGCCCCAATTCCCATGAAGGTTGGCATGTGTAAAaggtatattaaaaaatacaatgattatAAATTCCCCATTCATTTCCAATTGCACATTTACTGTACTTTGTTTCCATTTGAACTTCAAATTATTCATGCTCATTCAGTTCACCTTGAGGAAAAATATCTTACATGCCCCAAACTGCTACTTAGAAAAATTCTAAAATTTCCTCATTTGAATACCCGCAAAAAATGAATtaggatttcattttttcccctctaatttctacattattTTGATTGCTACAAACGTTCCAACTTGACTGTTCAGCTGATCCCAACCAATGCCAGTACCTACCACTTACCTAAAATTCTACAATGTCACTCAaaaactgtatttttgtttgtctaatgt is drawn from Syngnathus acus chromosome 9, fSynAcu1.2, whole genome shotgun sequence and contains these coding sequences:
- the piwil1 gene encoding piwi-like protein 1, which codes for MPIRGRSRARGRARGQDPGPPGVSQTLSREPAPDVETKQVGGLVGRGRQKKALVPFTEEAALEISAGFRQVKLGERGGRRSDFHDGGINTRLTMEHVKTSKSGSSGSAIQLSANFYRIVSRPQWVLYQYHVDFNPPMEARRLRTALLLQHEQVLGSAHCFDGAVLFLPQRLDDKVTALHSRTRNGEDVQITVTLTNELPPTSPVCLQLYNIIFRRILRILGMQQVGRNYYNPKDPLNISQHRLTIWPGYTTAILQYESSVMLCTDVSHKVLRSETVLDFMENLRQKCGSQNFSDICAKELVGLIVLTKYNNKTYRIDDIAWDQTPFNTFKRGDKDTSFKDYYKNQYGLEITDCNQVLLVSHVKRVAPGQTPAGPALLIPELCYFTGLTDKMRADYTIMKDLSAHTKLGPEQRAERLLRFSSTLNNDTEASGELTKWGLNFDKQLLKLTGRVLPPERLFQQSRSYGYNPRTADWSKEMRGLPVIHSPPLQNWLLLYARQKSREAQGLLETLYKVAAPLKISLQKAVMIEYEDHPESLLRTLQHNVRAETQMVVVILSSNRKDKYDCVKKYLCVDCPTPSQCVVARTISRPQALMTIATKIVLQMACKIGGELWSVEIPLKQLMVVGVDCYHDIAAGKRSIGALVASLNQNMTRWYSKVKLQSRGQEIMDGLKMAFAGALKDYYKFNKCFPSRIVVYRDGVGDGQLHTIVNYEVAQIVESIKSIGQDYMPKLSVVVVKKRINCRLFEHSNGKVLNPPPGTVVDSEVTRPEWYDFYIISQAVTFGSVSPTHYNVVYDTSGLKPDHMQRLTYKLCHMYYNWQGIIAVPAPCQYAHKLAFLVGQSLHKEPNVELDDLLFYL